TGTGATCAAATGGAAGACGAAGAGTTATTAGAGTTAGTTGAACTAGAAGTTAGAGAACTCTTATCTAAATACGATTTTCCTGGTGATGATATTCCTATTGTAAGAGTTTCTGCTCTTAACGCTCTAGAAAATGCTGAAGATCAAGAAAACAAATGGGTTAAATCAATACATGATTTGGCTCAAGCTGTTGATGATTATATTGAAATACCTGATAGACCAGTGGATCAACCATTTCTTATGCCAGTTGAGGATGTCTTCTCTATTAAAGGAAGAGGAACTGTTGTTACAGGTAGAGTTGAAAGAGGTGAAGTCAAGGTCAATGATGAAATTGAGATCGTAGGTTTTGGTAAGCAAGAAAAAGTTGTTGTTACTGGTGTAGAGATGTTCCATAAAACTTTAGAGTCAGGAATACCTGGTGATGCTGTTGGTATATTACTTCGAGGTATTGAGAGAGAAGATATTGCAAGAGGAGCTGTTCTAGCTAAACCAGGATCAATATCTCCTAAGCAGAAAGCTAAGGCTCAAGTATATGTTCTTACCAAAGATGAAGGTGGAAGGCATACTCCTTTCTTCACAGGATATAAGCCACAGTTCTACATAAGAACAACTGACGTAACTGGAGAAGCTCATTTAGAAGCAGGTACCGAAATGGTTATGCCTGGTGATAATACTGAGATGGATATAGAACTAATGTACCCTGTAGCTCTTGAAGAAAACCTAAGATTTGCTATCAGAGAAGGTGGAAAAACTGTAGGATCAGGTGTTATTACATCTATTTCCTAAATAACTAGGTAGAAAATCATGGCAAAGAAAAGTGCTGTACGTACTGTTTTAACACTTGATTGCGAGTGTGGAAAATATAGTTATCATACAGAAAAAAATAAAAGAAATACTGAGGTAAGATTAGAGCTTACTAAATATTGTCCTCCCTGTAGAGAGAGAAAAACATTTAAAGAAAAGAGATAAATTTGTCTACTCAACCTCCTAAGATAACCAAAAAAGGTTTTGCCCCCATTTCATTTTTTTCTGAAGTAATAGGAGAACTAAGAAAAGTTACTTGGCCTTCAAGACAAGAAGCAACTCGATTAACGATTATGGTTCTAGTTCTATCTATCATTATTGGTATTTTTCTTGGACTATTTGATATGATTTTCTCAAGATTTTTTTCAATATTATCAAATACTTAGTATAAATTTTTATGGTAAAAGAAATAGACAATAATATAGATGAGGCTAGATGGTATATTTTACACACCTATTCTGGTCATGAAGATAAAGTAATGACAAACCTAACTCAAAGAGTTGAGAACTTGGATTTATCAAAAACTATTCATGAGGTATTAGTTCCATCTGAAGAAAAAATAGAAATTAAAGATGGTGAGCGCCAGGTAGTCAATAAGAAAATGTACGCAGGTTACTTACTTGTAAAAATGATTATGACTGATGATTCATGGTTTGCTGTGAGAAACACTCCAGGTGTTACTGGTTTCGTATCTGCTGAAGATGAAACAGATAGAAGGCCTAAACCAGTGCCATTAGAAGCCCATGAAGTTGAAAGAATAATGAATCGTATGAATAGTGGTACTCCTTCAGTCTCTGTTGGATTAGCTCAAGGAGATTCTGTGAAGATTTTAGATGGACCTTTTGCTGAATTTATGGGAACTGTTGATGTTGTTAACAAAGAAAGAGGAAAAGTAACTGTTCATGTCTCTTTCTTTGGGCGAGAGACTCCATTAGAATTGGACTTCTTACAAGTAGAAAAAGCATAAAAGGATAATATTTTGGCTAAGAAAGTTATTGGACTCATAAAATTACAACTTCCAGCTGGAAGTGCTAATCCTGCGCCTCCTGTTGGTCCTGCACTAGGTCAACACGGTGTCAATATTATGCAATTTTGTAAAGAATATAATGAAAAAACTAAAGAACTTTCCGGATCGATTGTCCCTGTTGAGATAGAAGTATTTTCAGATAGATCTTTTAGTTTCACATTAAAGAGTCCTCCCGCATCAGATCTTATTAAGAAAGCAATTAAT
This sequence is a window from Dehalococcoidia bacterium. Protein-coding genes within it:
- the tuf gene encoding elongation factor Tu encodes the protein MSKQVFDRSKPHVNVGTIGHVDHGKTTLTAAIATVLSHAQENVTAKSFEEIDNAPEEKERGVTIATSHTEYETDTRHYAHVDCPGHADYVKNMITGAAQMDGAILVVGADDGPMPQTQEHILLARQVNVPRIVVALNKCDQMEDEELLELVELEVRELLSKYDFPGDDIPIVRVSALNALENAEDQENKWVKSIHDLAQAVDDYIEIPDRPVDQPFLMPVEDVFSIKGRGTVVTGRVERGEVKVNDEIEIVGFGKQEKVVVTGVEMFHKTLESGIPGDAVGILLRGIEREDIARGAVLAKPGSISPKQKAKAQVYVLTKDEGGRHTPFFTGYKPQFYIRTTDVTGEAHLEAGTEMVMPGDNTEMDIELMYPVALEENLRFAIREGGKTVGSGVITSIS
- the rplK gene encoding 50S ribosomal protein L11, coding for MAKKVIGLIKLQLPAGSANPAPPVGPALGQHGVNIMQFCKEYNEKTKELSGSIVPVEIEVFSDRSFSFTLKSPPASDLIKKAINKKSASATPGVEMIGEISRAQLEEIAKIKMEDLNAYDMESAVKILAGSARSMGVIVKE
- the nusG gene encoding transcription termination/antitermination protein NusG; the encoded protein is MVKEIDNNIDEARWYILHTYSGHEDKVMTNLTQRVENLDLSKTIHEVLVPSEEKIEIKDGERQVVNKKMYAGYLLVKMIMTDDSWFAVRNTPGVTGFVSAEDETDRRPKPVPLEAHEVERIMNRMNSGTPSVSVGLAQGDSVKILDGPFAEFMGTVDVVNKERGKVTVHVSFFGRETPLELDFLQVEKA
- the secE gene encoding preprotein translocase subunit SecE yields the protein MSTQPPKITKKGFAPISFFSEVIGELRKVTWPSRQEATRLTIMVLVLSIIIGIFLGLFDMIFSRFFSILSNT
- the rpmG gene encoding 50S ribosomal protein L33; translation: MAKKSAVRTVLTLDCECGKYSYHTEKNKRNTEVRLELTKYCPPCRERKTFKEKR